In Syntrophorhabdales bacterium, the sequence TACCATCTGAGCAGGGTCTGCACGGCAAACCGATGTCTCAGATCGTGCAGCCTCGGGCCATGACTATCATCCGGGCCCCGCAGTCCTATCTGGTGTGAGAGCCTGACAAACGTCCAGCGCACGCACCATACCGTCAAGCGGGTCCCTCGTTCGGAGAGAAAGAAGCTTCTGGCGTGCGCCCGCGGACACAGCCGATCCCGGACCTCGCGGTAGCGCCGGAGCGCTTCCAGCGTGGAAGCATGGACAGGGACGATGCGTGTTTTGCCGAACTTCGTGCGGCGAACCGTGAGTATGCCCCGGGTAAGGTCTACGTCATCATGGTCCAGGGCAATCGGTTCGCTCATCCGCATGCCAGTCACCGCCAGGAGTCCGAACAGCGTGGTGTACGTGGCCGCCCTCAGCCCCAGCGATGAAGGGAGGTTCCTGGCCGCCTGGAGCAGGCGCGCTATCTCTTCGTCGCTGTATAGGTAGGGCTGCGTGCGGCGAGGGTGGTAGGGAAGGAGGCCTTGCGGGGGAATCTCGGTCGCTGGGTCCAGAGCACTCATGTAGCGAGCGAACCTCCGCACCATCGAGAGCCGGTTCGCCCATTGGGCGTGCTGACACTTCGTTTGCCCTGTGGCCCATCGTAACGCCAGCTCT encodes:
- a CDS encoding tyrosine-type recombinase/integrase, which codes for MKLYDALDEYLKVRRALGFKLTTPGGLLQRFVTYAEQEGASSITTELALRWATGQTKCQHAQWANRLSMVRRFARYMSALDPATEIPPQGLLPYHPRRTQPYLYSDEEIARLLQAARNLPSSLGLRAATYTTLFGLLAVTGMRMSEPIALDHDDVDLTRGILTVRRTKFGKTRIVPVHASTLEALRRYREVRDRLCPRAHARSFFLSERGTRLTVWCVRWTFVRLSHQIGLRGPDDSHGPRLHDLRHRFAVQTLLRWYREGLNVEQHLPELSAYLGHVHVNDTYWYISAVPELLQLATLRLEGKGGGCR